A genomic region of Sulfobacillus acidophilus DSM 10332 contains the following coding sequences:
- a CDS encoding permease for cytosine/purines uracil thiamine allantoin (PFAM: Permease for cytosine/purines, uracil, thiamine, allantoin~COGs: COG1457 Purine-cytosine permease and related protein~InterPro IPR001248~KEGG: aac:Aaci_2654 permease for cytosine/purines uracil thiamine allantoin~PFAM: Permease, cytosine/purines, uracil, thiamine, allantoin~SPTR: Permease for cytosine/purines uracil thiamine allantoin), which translates to MKAAEATGDVAFRVEAHGIDVIRSQERHGKPKELFWIWLAGQLTFSGFIIGQLFTQMGLSLTESLVVSALLALSFVVLGWAGLPGPKAGTGTLTITRSVFGVKGNALPSVLSWLNMVGWEAVTMVLTSYAFVSLFGVLGLPHEGTGPLIIAILLSIVLTFSVPILGHATIVVAQRFLAYGLGLLSIIMFGVIFPRVNWHYAPPPSHLWASGVTTTMIFALSIGLMSTTLSWTNYAADYTRYLPKDSNGQAIVGYTWLGAGIAAFIVLALGVLLGTFVNPEAYSRNPVAAIMAVLPTWYVVPFLFVAIVGQITANYLNAYSSAMSFLAIGFPIRRYVSALLDATIALAISLYAIFLAPQFVNFFTNFLSLSVLVIGPWTAMYLVNHFVRRGEYDPESLVTVSPKSRYWFQNGVNWGPLMIFLLSAFLAFWTVNSTMWVSPLSKSLLGGMDISSFSGPLFAGGLYYLYWRMTEKSRAQVFPANDVQLAE; encoded by the coding sequence ATGAAAGCTGCCGAAGCCACGGGCGATGTCGCTTTTCGCGTGGAAGCGCACGGGATTGACGTGATTCGATCACAAGAGCGCCATGGTAAACCCAAAGAATTATTTTGGATTTGGCTCGCCGGCCAATTAACCTTTAGCGGATTCATTATCGGCCAGTTATTTACCCAAATGGGGCTCAGCCTCACCGAGTCGTTGGTGGTCTCGGCGCTCCTAGCCCTCAGTTTTGTCGTGCTCGGCTGGGCCGGCCTGCCCGGACCGAAAGCCGGTACCGGCACGTTGACCATTACCCGTTCCGTCTTTGGGGTCAAAGGGAACGCCTTGCCCTCCGTTTTAAGTTGGCTCAACATGGTGGGCTGGGAAGCCGTAACCATGGTGTTGACGAGTTATGCGTTTGTCAGCCTTTTTGGCGTACTGGGGTTACCCCATGAAGGTACCGGCCCCCTCATTATCGCGATTCTTTTAAGCATCGTATTGACATTCAGCGTACCGATTCTCGGCCACGCCACGATTGTCGTCGCCCAGCGTTTTCTGGCCTATGGTCTGGGCTTACTCTCGATCATCATGTTTGGTGTCATCTTCCCTCGGGTTAACTGGCATTACGCCCCACCGCCATCGCATCTGTGGGCGTCCGGCGTCACCACCACCATGATTTTCGCCTTATCGATTGGCCTCATGTCGACAACCTTGTCCTGGACCAATTACGCCGCCGATTATACCCGGTACTTGCCGAAAGACAGTAACGGCCAGGCCATTGTCGGATATACCTGGCTCGGCGCTGGAATTGCCGCCTTTATCGTGCTGGCTTTAGGCGTGTTGTTGGGCACGTTTGTCAATCCGGAAGCGTACTCCCGAAATCCGGTCGCCGCCATTATGGCCGTGTTACCCACCTGGTATGTCGTGCCGTTTTTATTCGTGGCCATCGTCGGACAAATTACCGCCAATTATTTGAACGCGTATAGTTCGGCCATGAGCTTTTTAGCCATCGGGTTTCCCATTCGGCGCTATGTGTCCGCCTTATTGGATGCCACGATTGCCCTGGCCATTTCTCTTTACGCCATCTTTTTGGCACCGCAGTTCGTCAATTTCTTTACCAACTTTCTGAGTCTCTCGGTATTAGTGATCGGGCCTTGGACGGCCATGTATCTGGTCAACCATTTTGTGCGACGAGGCGAATATGATCCCGAAAGCCTGGTCACGGTATCCCCGAAAAGCCGCTATTGGTTTCAAAACGGGGTCAATTGGGGACCCTTGATGATTTTTCTGCTATCGGCTTTTCTCGCGTTTTGGACGGTCAATTCCACGATGTGGGTAAGCCCGCTCTCCAAATCCCTGTTGGGGGGAATGGATATCAGTTCCTTTTCCGGCCCCTTGTTTGCCGGCGGGCTCTACTATCTCTACTGGCGCATGACCGAAAAAAGCCGGGCCCAAGTATTCCCGGCGAATGACGTACAACTCGCCGAATAA
- a CDS encoding (2Fe-2S)-binding domain-containing protein (PFAM: 2Fe-2S iron-sulfur cluster binding domain; [2Fe-2S] binding domain~COGs: COG2080 Aerobic-type carbon monoxide dehydrogenase small subunit CoxS/CutS homologs~InterPro IPR001041:IPR002888~KEGG: mta:Moth_1958 (2Fe-2S)-binding~PFAM: [2Fe-2S]-binding; Ferredoxin~SPTR: (2Fe-2S)-binding domain protein), translated as MTTELPLDTRKVRLTVNDIPYDLLVPNDERLLETLRERLHLFSARYGCGSGHCGSCVVWVDHKPVPSCLVLTGRVKGKVTTLEGLAQDPAMQRLLDAFSEEHAAQCGYCTPGMLMSARHRLEQSNGELDEEAWKDVLEGHVCRCTGYYAPLRALKRVTPHAVD; from the coding sequence ATGACCACCGAATTACCCTTGGACACCCGAAAAGTCCGCCTCACGGTCAATGACATCCCCTACGACCTCCTGGTGCCGAATGACGAGCGTTTACTGGAAACGCTCCGGGAACGTTTGCACCTTTTTAGCGCCCGCTACGGGTGTGGTTCCGGCCATTGCGGGTCCTGCGTGGTATGGGTGGATCATAAGCCCGTTCCGAGTTGTCTGGTGTTGACCGGCAGGGTAAAAGGCAAGGTCACCACACTCGAAGGACTCGCCCAGGATCCCGCCATGCAGCGGTTGCTCGACGCATTTTCCGAGGAGCATGCGGCCCAATGCGGCTATTGTACTCCCGGGATGCTGATGTCGGCGCGCCATCGGCTAGAACAGTCCAATGGCGAGCTCGACGAGGAAGCGTGGAAAGACGTGTTAGAAGGCCATGTGTGTCGTTGTACCGGATATTACGCGCCGCTACGGGCGTTGAAGCGGGTGACGCCTCATGCAGTGGATTGA
- a CDS encoding molybdopterin dehydrogenase FAD-binding protein (PFAM: FAD binding domain in molybdopterin dehydrogenase~COGs: COG1319 Aerobic-type carbon monoxide dehydrogenase middle subunit CoxM/CutM homologs~InterPro IPR002346~PFAM: Molybdopterin dehydrogenase, FAD-binding): MQWIDISTFKALRQMLAEDVKILGGGTKLLQEGPLPNRVMDLSSLPIEQGLYQAPDGSVHIGPQTTLEDLLNWPDTPNDIKRVLKKMGAVPFRNLATVIGRLANREDISDLYPVMRLYQTQVTFVTPITGVPQERPLTWESPELPEAWLEVVIPPKTSAYPLVEFLKFGKSSQSRTLLNVTAGLQPVPATPFWTLTLIVSGITPAPQEWHWTESGEAIFSVVTGQLGERCFSVTADPFECHLIRSYWDILAQRLEERLGGI; this comes from the coding sequence ATGCAGTGGATTGACATAAGTACCTTCAAGGCGTTGCGGCAAATGCTCGCCGAGGACGTCAAGATTCTGGGTGGCGGTACCAAATTGCTACAAGAGGGTCCCCTCCCAAATCGCGTGATGGACTTGTCCTCGCTGCCCATCGAACAAGGGTTATATCAGGCCCCGGACGGCTCGGTGCACATCGGTCCCCAAACCACGCTCGAGGATCTGCTCAACTGGCCCGACACGCCAAACGATATTAAACGCGTGCTAAAAAAGATGGGGGCGGTGCCGTTTCGGAATCTGGCCACCGTCATCGGTCGGCTGGCCAATCGGGAGGACATATCCGACTTATACCCGGTCATGCGCCTTTACCAAACGCAGGTGACGTTTGTCACGCCCATTACCGGCGTTCCTCAAGAGCGCCCATTGACGTGGGAATCCCCGGAACTCCCGGAGGCCTGGCTGGAAGTGGTGATCCCCCCGAAAACGTCCGCCTATCCCCTCGTCGAATTCCTCAAATTCGGCAAAAGCTCCCAATCGCGTACCCTTTTGAACGTCACGGCGGGGTTGCAACCGGTCCCTGCCACCCCCTTTTGGACGCTCACCCTCATCGTCTCGGGGATAACCCCGGCTCCTCAAGAGTGGCACTGGACAGAGAGCGGAGAGGCGATTTTTTCGGTCGTAACCGGTCAGTTGGGAGAGCGCTGTTTTTCGGTCACGGCCGATCCCTTTGAATGTCACCTGATCCGCAGTTATTGGGATATTTTGGCGCAACGTTTAGAAGAACGGTTAGGAGGTATCTGA
- a CDS encoding Xanthine dehydrogenase (PFAM: Molybdopterin-binding domain of aldehyde dehydrogenase; Aldehyde oxidase and xanthine dehydrogenase, a/b hammerhead domain~COGs: COG1529 Aerobic-type carbon monoxide dehydrogenase large subunit CoxL/CutL homologs~InterPro IPR000674:IPR008274~KEGG: nca:Noca_1634 xanthine dehydrogenase, molybdenum binding subunit apoprotein~PFAM: Aldehyde oxidase/xanthine dehydrogenase, molybdopterin binding; Aldehyde oxidase/xanthine dehydrogenase, a/b hammerhead~PRIAM: Xanthine dehydrogenase~SPTR: Xanthine dehydrogenase, molybdenum binding subunit apoprotein), translating into MRTWALATHARFAPDLLDLQQNALRLGIVEAAECPAEASLSNRDELLGIPGIVDVVTAEDRLPDPYTTAGQPEPEPSVYDTFLINPVVRYIGEPVAFVAAETKAALAEALALSQVNYRPVTGALHSRCPDNLVDRWQHSHGEARPGTDVYITRAKVPRVSHVQLEPHAAMAYPDSEGRIVVVTTTQVPFHVRRIVARALGLPVSHVIVRATDVGGGFGGKQEVSIEPWVAWLARRTGRPVKLILSRRQEFVLGRTRHAAELRVKSVWNGLSLEQLDLDATVTTGPYASHGTTVAHNMGLKTLPLYQARSYRFGAQILYAPGPVAGAFRGYGGPQGAMAVETHINAVAAEKGVGAYELRQHILARTGHPLDLFPSPDTTWPIRFHHNEPRRLMRKVVKHSQEILGPLRPDEGLGLALSLQASGVPHSELAEVLLGVDEDGSLWAKTGAIDMGQGSRETLSAIVRQTLGVSEAVPIRWSMGTTGEGGFDYGSYASSTTYVTGLAAQQAARDIKRQMTALYRKLARTETLPPLNFGYLPLWRQLAWQSFYGRFRSPLGARGIAAPHDSPAPIAVCAVRLTVDPQLLQVNIRHITLGVDVGRVINPPGLRGQIEGAVVQGLGYALCESLEVDQNHHVTTPSLFDYGMISPVALPPLDILIEDSREHSGPAGAKSAGEVALGAIAPAVVHAVHQATGAWITELPVTPRRLWHALNPEKTSSAVPALVTDSRA; encoded by the coding sequence ATGAGAACATGGGCTTTGGCCACGCATGCCCGGTTTGCGCCGGATTTATTGGATCTCCAGCAAAACGCCTTGCGGCTGGGTATTGTGGAAGCCGCCGAATGTCCCGCCGAGGCCAGTTTATCCAATCGGGACGAGTTATTGGGTATTCCGGGGATTGTGGACGTCGTCACCGCCGAGGACCGACTCCCTGACCCCTATACCACTGCCGGCCAACCGGAACCGGAGCCTTCCGTCTACGACACCTTTTTAATTAACCCGGTAGTCCGCTATATCGGCGAGCCGGTGGCCTTCGTCGCGGCGGAAACCAAAGCGGCACTGGCCGAAGCCTTAGCACTCTCTCAGGTAAACTATCGACCGGTGACCGGCGCACTGCATTCCCGATGTCCGGATAACCTGGTCGATCGCTGGCAACACAGCCACGGGGAGGCGCGCCCCGGCACCGATGTCTACATTACCCGTGCCAAAGTGCCCCGTGTCAGCCATGTCCAGCTGGAACCCCATGCCGCCATGGCCTATCCCGATTCCGAAGGGCGGATTGTAGTCGTCACGACCACCCAAGTTCCCTTTCATGTGCGGCGCATCGTCGCCCGGGCTTTGGGCCTGCCGGTCTCGCACGTGATTGTCCGTGCCACCGACGTTGGAGGGGGATTCGGAGGAAAACAAGAGGTAAGCATCGAGCCTTGGGTCGCGTGGTTAGCTCGGCGCACCGGCCGACCGGTCAAGCTGATTCTCTCCCGTCGGCAAGAATTTGTGCTCGGGCGCACCCGGCACGCCGCCGAGCTGCGGGTGAAAAGCGTTTGGAACGGCTTGAGCCTAGAGCAGCTCGATCTGGACGCCACCGTCACGACCGGTCCCTATGCCTCCCACGGCACCACCGTCGCCCATAATATGGGGTTGAAAACGTTACCTCTTTACCAAGCACGCTCCTATCGATTCGGCGCACAAATTCTCTATGCCCCGGGCCCCGTAGCCGGAGCCTTTCGCGGCTATGGCGGGCCGCAAGGGGCGATGGCGGTGGAAACCCACATCAACGCGGTCGCGGCCGAAAAAGGGGTCGGGGCCTACGAGCTGCGCCAGCACATTTTGGCCCGTACCGGTCATCCCCTTGACTTATTTCCTTCCCCGGACACGACCTGGCCGATTCGCTTTCATCATAACGAACCCCGCCGTCTGATGCGTAAAGTGGTTAAGCATAGCCAAGAGATCCTCGGTCCCTTGCGGCCGGACGAGGGCTTAGGGTTGGCACTGAGTCTTCAGGCCAGTGGCGTGCCCCACAGCGAACTGGCCGAAGTGTTACTCGGCGTTGACGAAGACGGCAGTCTCTGGGCCAAAACCGGTGCCATCGATATGGGCCAGGGATCGCGGGAGACCCTGTCGGCCATCGTGCGCCAGACGCTCGGGGTGTCGGAGGCGGTGCCCATTCGCTGGTCGATGGGAACAACCGGCGAAGGCGGATTTGACTACGGCAGCTATGCCTCCTCGACCACGTATGTGACCGGCTTGGCGGCCCAACAAGCGGCCCGGGACATCAAGCGGCAAATGACCGCCTTATATCGGAAACTCGCTCGCACGGAGACGTTGCCGCCCCTCAATTTCGGCTATCTTCCCTTGTGGCGTCAGCTCGCCTGGCAAAGTTTTTACGGCCGGTTTCGAAGCCCGCTGGGAGCCCGCGGCATCGCCGCCCCCCACGACTCGCCCGCACCGATTGCCGTGTGTGCCGTCCGGCTGACGGTAGATCCGCAACTCCTACAGGTGAATATTCGTCATATCACCTTAGGGGTGGACGTCGGCCGGGTGATTAATCCACCGGGACTTCGAGGCCAAATTGAAGGGGCGGTCGTCCAAGGATTGGGCTACGCACTCTGCGAATCGTTGGAAGTGGATCAAAATCATCACGTAACCACCCCATCGTTGTTTGACTATGGGATGATATCGCCGGTCGCATTACCCCCCTTAGACATCTTGATCGAAGACAGCCGAGAACACAGCGGGCCCGCTGGCGCAAAATCCGCCGGAGAAGTGGCTTTGGGCGCTATTGCGCCGGCGGTGGTACATGCCGTTCATCAGGCAACCGGTGCCTGGATCACCGAGCTGCCCGTCACCCCCCGCCGATTATGGCATGCCCTGAACCCGGAAAAGACGTCGTCCGCAGTGCCTGCTCTCGTCACCGATTCGCGCGCCTAA
- a CDS encoding hypothetical protein (PFAM: Ureidoglycolate hydrolase~KEGG: afr:AFE_0778 hypothetical protein~SPTR: Conserved domain protein): protein MITDTELIIPVIPATEETIAPFGILLSPNVLKPGLPIPFYQGSVEEGANLDFVCNGRPVIRTARISYREPEVIWLEHHKILTQVFIGLGNVPFVMVLGEPTSESVPDLNRVKAFYFPGGHGVMLWQKVWHDFPLAVSEPVTIFTINSEEVVDALASQPVPQDMATGDVYKLHVKTHTGKTLRVSF from the coding sequence ATGATCACCGATACTGAACTCATCATTCCCGTGATACCGGCCACCGAAGAAACGATTGCCCCCTTCGGCATCCTCTTAAGTCCGAACGTGTTAAAGCCCGGGCTTCCCATCCCGTTCTATCAAGGCAGCGTCGAAGAAGGCGCTAATTTGGACTTTGTGTGTAACGGGCGTCCGGTCATTCGCACGGCCCGCATCTCGTATCGGGAACCGGAGGTCATCTGGCTTGAACACCACAAAATTTTGACACAAGTATTTATCGGATTGGGGAATGTCCCCTTTGTGATGGTTCTGGGCGAACCGACATCAGAGTCCGTACCGGATTTAAATCGCGTCAAAGCCTTTTATTTCCCCGGTGGCCACGGGGTTATGCTGTGGCAAAAGGTGTGGCACGATTTTCCGTTAGCCGTTTCGGAACCGGTGACCATTTTTACGATCAATTCCGAAGAGGTCGTGGATGCCCTCGCAAGTCAACCGGTACCGCAAGACATGGCGACCGGCGATGTTTATAAACTGCATGTGAAAACCCATACGGGTAAAACCCTCCGGGTGAGCTTTTAA
- a CDS encoding barbiturase (PFAM: Amidohydrolase ring-opening protein (Amido_AtzD_TrzD)~TIGRFAM: ring-opening amidohydrolases~InterPro IPR014086~KEGG: afr:AFE_0779 cyanuric acid amidohydrolase~PFAM: Amidohydrolase ring-opening, AtzD/TrzD~PRIAM: Cyanuric acid amidohydrolase~SPTR: Cyanuric acid amidohydrolase;~TIGRFAM: Amidohydrolase ring-opening, AtzD/TrzD), which produces MELSVLRGLMQDPADFSELTGWIREGRLNPRDILAILGKTEGNGGQNDFTRELATVACRQALAENSSEADVMLSFSGGTEGVITPHYWVFSHHGSWPLNPNPEKRLAAARGQTRRFAPHEVGTLAMVEETARVVRQLLDDARIHPQDVHFVHIKGALPSRVSGEYPRNTMAYARGASALGVAVALGEIAPEKIHEDAILRDWTLYSSRASTSAKPGVERSDILVLGNSPWWSGSLVSDHTVMRDMLDLESVKKTLSRWGVTGCPLTPAEQERVVAVFAKAEADPQNSLRGFRHTMRTDDDISETRYARCVIGSVLAGFMQSPFIYVSTRAEHHGPPGGGPVALILAVPKAG; this is translated from the coding sequence ATGGAGCTGTCCGTACTGCGGGGTCTCATGCAGGACCCAGCCGATTTCTCCGAACTCACCGGCTGGATTCGGGAAGGACGCCTCAATCCACGGGATATTCTCGCGATTTTGGGTAAAACCGAAGGCAACGGAGGTCAAAACGACTTTACGCGAGAGTTGGCCACTGTCGCATGCCGGCAAGCATTGGCGGAGAACTCCTCGGAAGCGGACGTCATGTTGTCGTTTTCCGGAGGCACCGAAGGCGTGATAACTCCTCACTATTGGGTTTTTTCCCACCACGGTTCTTGGCCCTTAAATCCCAACCCCGAGAAACGGTTAGCGGCCGCCCGCGGGCAAACTCGGCGCTTCGCCCCCCACGAAGTGGGAACCTTGGCCATGGTTGAAGAGACCGCGCGGGTCGTGCGGCAGTTATTGGATGATGCCCGCATCCATCCCCAAGACGTGCATTTTGTGCATATTAAAGGGGCCTTGCCGTCTCGGGTTTCGGGGGAATATCCGCGCAACACGATGGCCTACGCCCGTGGAGCTTCCGCGTTGGGGGTGGCGGTGGCTCTCGGCGAAATCGCGCCCGAAAAAATTCATGAGGACGCCATCCTTCGGGACTGGACCTTATATTCGAGTCGGGCCAGCACCTCCGCCAAGCCCGGCGTCGAGCGGTCGGATATTCTGGTATTGGGAAATTCGCCCTGGTGGAGCGGATCGCTTGTCAGCGACCATACCGTCATGCGTGACATGCTGGACCTCGAATCGGTGAAAAAAACGCTCTCTCGCTGGGGCGTGACCGGCTGTCCGTTGACTCCCGCGGAACAGGAACGCGTCGTGGCGGTATTTGCCAAAGCGGAGGCCGATCCTCAAAATTCTTTGCGAGGTTTTCGGCACACGATGCGAACCGACGACGATATTTCGGAGACGCGCTATGCGCGTTGCGTAATCGGCAGCGTGTTGGCGGGCTTTATGCAATCACCGTTCATATATGTGTCCACCCGCGCCGAACATCACGGACCGCCGGGCGGAGGCCCCGTCGCATTGATATTGGCCGTCCCCAAGGCCGGATAG
- a CDS encoding fumarylacetoacetate (FAA) hydrolase (PFAM: Fumarylacetoacetate (FAA) hydrolase family~COGs: COG0179 2-keto-4-pentenoate hydratase/2-oxohepta-3-ene-1 7-dioic acid hydratase (catechol pathway)~InterPro IPR002529~KEGG: dma:DMR_43170 fumarylacetoacetate hydrolase family protein~PFAM: Fumarylacetoacetase, C-terminal-like~SPTR: Fumarylacetoacetate hydrolase family protein), translating to MRLCQFYAGETVHVGYDLNETVLGDLTEALNTSHTLLDFLTDPDLLKRAVGHDWKTTPEALIPITEVRWALPVSSPSKIIGLGLNYRRHVEETPYARPDYPVYFLRLPHTLVAHQEPLKIPPKWPTLDYEGELAVIIGRDVNGRDDIPWQSAIAGYTLFNDASVRSLQFRGPQWTLGKNCPATGAFGPWVVTPDALPEGPDHLLLETRINQELVQQGNTADMIFSVGDIIRDLAQVIPLSRGDVILTGTPDGVGFAQKPPRYLAPDDWVRVRCPAIGELVNPVVLADD from the coding sequence ATGAGACTTTGTCAATTCTATGCCGGCGAGACCGTACACGTCGGCTACGATCTCAATGAAACGGTCCTGGGTGATTTGACCGAAGCCCTAAACACTTCCCACACGTTATTGGATTTTTTGACCGATCCGGACTTATTGAAGCGGGCCGTCGGCCACGATTGGAAAACCACGCCCGAGGCCCTCATTCCCATAACCGAGGTGCGTTGGGCACTGCCCGTGTCCAGTCCGTCGAAAATTATCGGCCTCGGGTTAAATTACCGACGGCACGTCGAGGAAACCCCGTATGCCCGACCCGATTACCCGGTGTATTTTCTCCGACTGCCCCATACCCTGGTAGCGCACCAGGAACCTTTAAAAATTCCCCCAAAGTGGCCGACACTCGACTACGAAGGGGAACTGGCGGTCATTATCGGACGAGACGTGAATGGGCGGGACGACATCCCCTGGCAATCTGCAATCGCGGGTTACACCCTCTTTAATGACGCCTCAGTCCGCAGCTTACAATTTCGTGGACCACAATGGACGCTCGGCAAAAATTGCCCGGCCACCGGCGCGTTTGGACCATGGGTGGTGACCCCTGATGCCCTACCCGAAGGACCAGACCATCTTCTGTTGGAAACCCGTATTAACCAAGAACTGGTGCAGCAGGGTAATACGGCCGATATGATATTTTCCGTGGGAGACATCATCCGTGATTTAGCTCAGGTTATACCGCTTAGTCGCGGAGACGTCATCTTGACGGGCACACCCGATGGGGTGGGCTTTGCCCAAAAACCGCCACGCTATTTGGCTCCCGATGATTGGGTGCGAGTTCGGTGTCCTGCCATCGGCGAATTGGTCAACCCGGTCGTGTTAGCCGACGATTAA
- a CDS encoding Amidase (PFAM: Amidase~COGs: COG0154 Asp-tRNAAsn/Glu-tRNAGln amidotransferase A subunit and related amidase~InterPro IPR000120~KEGG: pjd:Pjdr2_5902 amidase~PFAM: Amidase~SPTR: Amidase) → MKDTWHAFIDPSCTLPPIQDGPLSGTRFAAKDVFAVKGYPTSGGNPDWFRTHPPETTTAPAILALLKAGAALDGKTHTDELMYGLNGENVHYGTPVNPKAPDRIPGGSSSGSAVAVSAGMVDFAIGTDTGGSVRIPASYTGIFGMRPTVGRTTLTGVIPLSQTFDTVGWFSRDPGLLALVGSVLLSGHSRPAQFRRVIIASDAWALMEPPYRPMLQSWVDRIVQRFEQVEEEPIAPEGLDQWAQGFRVIQGYDIWQNFGEWITHTKPRFGPGFRERFAWTATITVEERDMWNAKRQIWQSNLAERLGTDTIILLPTAPGPAPQRNTPLPILNAFRDRVLQLTAIAGLGGLPQISLPGVVSPEGYPLGLSVIGGSGTDEALMEWVQQQMAEWGIDHAHAD, encoded by the coding sequence ATGAAAGATACCTGGCATGCCTTTATCGATCCCTCTTGTACGTTACCGCCGATCCAAGACGGCCCCTTGTCGGGCACCCGATTTGCGGCCAAAGACGTCTTTGCGGTCAAGGGTTATCCCACCTCCGGCGGGAATCCCGATTGGTTTCGCACGCACCCGCCGGAAACGACCACTGCCCCCGCCATCCTCGCGTTGTTGAAAGCCGGCGCCGCCTTAGACGGCAAAACGCATACGGATGAATTGATGTACGGGTTAAACGGGGAAAACGTCCACTATGGTACTCCCGTGAACCCTAAAGCCCCCGACCGGATTCCGGGGGGATCGTCTTCGGGTTCAGCGGTTGCCGTCTCGGCGGGTATGGTTGACTTCGCTATTGGCACCGACACCGGCGGCTCCGTACGTATCCCGGCCAGCTACACGGGTATTTTTGGTATGAGGCCAACCGTCGGCCGAACGACCCTGACCGGCGTAATCCCGCTGTCCCAGACCTTTGATACGGTCGGATGGTTTAGCCGCGATCCCGGCTTGCTCGCGTTAGTGGGTTCGGTTTTGCTCTCGGGTCACTCCCGACCTGCCCAATTTCGCCGCGTGATCATCGCGTCAGACGCCTGGGCGCTGATGGAGCCACCCTATCGCCCGATGTTGCAGTCTTGGGTCGACCGCATCGTGCAAAGATTTGAGCAGGTGGAAGAGGAACCGATCGCACCCGAAGGATTGGACCAATGGGCGCAGGGCTTCCGCGTCATTCAAGGCTATGACATTTGGCAGAACTTTGGCGAATGGATTACCCATACGAAACCCCGATTCGGTCCGGGATTTCGTGAACGGTTTGCCTGGACCGCCACCATCACGGTAGAAGAACGCGATATGTGGAACGCGAAGCGCCAAATCTGGCAATCGAACCTGGCCGAACGGTTAGGCACGGACACGATCATCCTGTTGCCGACGGCGCCGGGACCGGCGCCTCAAAGAAACACCCCCTTACCGATCTTGAACGCATTTCGCGACCGGGTGTTGCAACTGACAGCAATCGCCGGACTAGGCGGATTGCCGCAGATCTCCCTACCCGGCGTGGTTAGTCCCGAGGGCTATCCGCTGGGACTGTCCGTCATCGGCGGATCCGGCACCGACGAAGCCCTCATGGAGTGGGTCCAACAGCAAATGGCCGAATGGGGGATAGACCATGCGCACGCGGATTAA